Proteins from a single region of Malaclemys terrapin pileata isolate rMalTer1 chromosome 25, rMalTer1.hap1, whole genome shotgun sequence:
- the RDM1 gene encoding RAD52 motif-containing protein 1 isoform X4: protein MALAARPEVLAFRVPTESGKALLVWGLEEGAEHSLFSAFSEFGLLYSVRVHRNAAVAGPGYYALVKFYSARDASRAQRACNRQRLFQKSPLKVCICTRQKAFQQQVLALRSYKCKELANYYLGFNGWSNRIITVWSPGLI from the exons ATGGCGCTGGCGGCCCGCCCCGAGGTGCTGGCGTTCCGGGTCCCTACGGAGAGCGGCAAGGCCCTGCTGGTCTGGGGACtagaggagggggcggag CATTCTCTGTTTTCAGCATTTTCTGAGTTTGGGTTGCTGTATTCAGTTCGAGTTCACAGAAATGCTGCAGTCGCGGGGCCTGGGTATTATGCCCTGGTCAAGTTCTATTCAGCTAGAGATGCCAGCAGAGCCCAACGTGCGTGCAACAGGCAAAGATTATTTCAGAAATCTCCCTTAAAG GTTTGCATTTGCACCAGACAGAAGGCCTTTCAGCAGCAAGTCCTTGCTCTGAGGAGTTACAAGTGTAAGGAATTAGCCAATTATTACCTTGGCTTCAATGGCTGGTCGAACCGGATCATTACG GTCTGGTCACCAGGTCTCATCTAA
- the GH1 gene encoding somatotropin yields MASGSYFSPLLFVAIILGLQWPRGAAAFPAMPLSSLFANAVLRAQHLHLLAADTYKEFERTYIPEEQRHSNKISQSAFCYSETIPAPTGKDDAQQKSDMELLRFSLILIQSWLNPVQFLSRVFTNSLVFGTSDRVYEKLRDLEEGIQALMRELEDGSLRGFQVLRPTYDKFDINLRNEDALLKNYSLLSCFKKDLHKVETYLKLMKCRRFGESNCTV; encoded by the exons ATGGCTTCAG GGTCAtatttttctcctctgctctttGTTGCAATCATCCTGGGGCTGCAGTGGCCCCGGGGGGCAGCAGCTTTCCCTGCCATGCCCCTCTCCAGTCTGTTTGCCAATGCCGTGCTGAGGGCCCAGCACCTCCACCTGCTGGCTGCTGACACATACAAAGAGTTT GAACGGACCTATATTCCAGAGGAGCAGAGGCATTCCAACAAAATTTCCCAATCAGCATTTTGTTATTCAGAAACCATTCCTGCTCCCACAGGAAAAGATGATGCCCAGCAGAAATCA gACATGGAGCTGCTTCGGTTTTCACTGATTCTCATTCAGTCCTGGTTAAACCCCGTGCAGTTCCTAAGCAGGGTGTTCACCAACAGCCTTGTGTTTGGCACCTCAGACAGAGTCTACGAAAAACTGAGAGACTTAGAAGAAGGTATCCAGGCTCTGATGAGG GAGCTGGAAGATGGAAGCCTGCGGGGATTTCAAGTCCTCAGACCCACTTATGACAAATTTGACATCAATCTCCGGAACGAAGACGCCTTGTTAAAGAACTACAGCCTGTTGTCCTGCTTCAAGAAAGACCTGCACAAGGTGGAGACCTACCTGAAACTGATGAAGTGCCGGCGCTTCGGGGAGAGCAACTGCACCGTTTGA